The proteins below are encoded in one region of Aeromonas veronii:
- the udk gene encoding uridine kinase encodes MSDTQHSCVIIGIAGASASGKSLIAQTIYEELVAELGAGQIGVITEDCYYRDQTHMTMEERVKTNYDHPNALDHDLLVQHLTQLVGGESVNIPRYSYSEHTRMDEITPFAPRRVIILEGILLLTDSRLRDLMDASIFMDTPLDICLLRRLVRDVQERGRTMDSVLKQYQKTVRPMFMQFIDPSKQYADVIVPRGGKNRIAIDMLKARIRHMLIG; translated from the coding sequence ATGTCTGATACTCAACATTCTTGTGTGATCATCGGTATTGCTGGTGCGTCCGCATCCGGCAAGAGTCTTATCGCTCAAACCATCTATGAAGAGCTGGTGGCCGAACTGGGCGCAGGTCAGATTGGTGTGATCACCGAGGATTGCTACTACCGTGATCAGACCCACATGACCATGGAAGAGCGGGTCAAGACCAACTATGACCACCCCAATGCCCTGGATCACGATCTGCTCGTGCAGCATCTGACCCAGCTGGTGGGCGGGGAGTCGGTGAACATTCCCCGTTACTCCTATTCCGAACACACGCGTATGGACGAGATCACCCCCTTCGCCCCTCGTCGGGTGATCATTTTGGAAGGGATATTGCTGCTGACCGACAGCCGGCTGCGGGATCTGATGGATGCCTCCATCTTCATGGATACACCCCTCGACATCTGCCTGTTGCGCCGTCTGGTGCGCGATGTGCAGGAGCGGGGCCGCACCATGGACTCCGTCCTCAAGCAATATCAGAAGACGGTGCGTCCCATGTTCATGCAGTTCATCGACCCGTCCAAGCAGTACGCCGATGTCATCGTGCCCCGTGGCGGCAAGAATCGCATCGCCATCGACATGCTCAAGGCGCGCATCCGCCACATGTTGATCGGTTAA
- the metG gene encoding methionine--tRNA ligase, with the protein MATDPRRMLVTCALPYANGSIHLGHMLEHIQADIWVRYQRMRGNQVHFVCADDAHGTPIMLKAQQMGITPEAMIAAVSEEHQGDFAGFNISFDNYHSTHSDENRELSELIYGRLKESGKIKIRTISQLFDPEKSMFLPDRFVKGTCPKCKSPEQYGDNCDSCGATYSPTELIDPKSAVSGATPVMKDSEHYFFDLPQFEAWLADWVRGSGAIQEEMANKMQEWFESGLQQWDITRDAPYFGFEIPGAPGKYFYVWLDAPIGYMASFKNLCNKRGDIDFDSYWQADSDAELYHFIGKDIAYFHCLFWPAMLEGAGFRKPTKVNVHGYVTVNGAKMSKSKGTFIKASTYLKHLDPECLRYYYAAKLNSRIDDLDLNLEDFVQRVNADVVNKLVNLASRNAGFIAKRAGGKLADVCSEPALYAEFAAASATIAEAYESREFSRAIREIMALADKANRYVDDKAPWVIAKQEGADAELQAVCSVGINLFRVLMAYLKPVMPELAARAEAFLGETLSWDGIATPLTGHQLTPFKALFARIEPAKVEAMVEASKEDLAKEQSKKPAGPLADDPISDTIAYEDFAKLDLRVALIKKAEAVPEAEKLLKLQLDLGGETRQVFAGIKSAYNPEDLEGKLTVMVANLAPRKMRFGMSEGMVLAAGPGGKDLWILEPQEGAQPGMRVK; encoded by the coding sequence ATGGCAACTGATCCTCGTAGAATGCTGGTAACCTGCGCCCTCCCCTATGCCAACGGCTCCATCCACCTTGGCCACATGCTGGAACACATCCAGGCCGATATCTGGGTCCGTTATCAGCGAATGCGCGGCAATCAGGTGCATTTCGTCTGCGCCGATGATGCCCACGGTACCCCCATCATGCTCAAGGCACAGCAGATGGGGATCACGCCGGAGGCGATGATCGCGGCGGTCTCCGAGGAGCATCAGGGCGATTTCGCCGGTTTCAACATCAGCTTCGACAACTATCACTCCACCCACAGCGACGAGAACCGCGAGCTGTCGGAGCTGATCTATGGTCGCCTGAAAGAGTCCGGCAAGATCAAGATCCGTACCATCTCCCAACTGTTCGATCCGGAAAAGTCCATGTTCCTGCCGGACCGTTTCGTCAAGGGTACCTGCCCCAAGTGCAAGTCCCCCGAGCAGTACGGTGACAACTGCGACAGCTGCGGCGCCACCTACAGCCCGACCGAACTCATCGATCCGAAATCCGCCGTCTCCGGCGCGACTCCGGTGATGAAGGACTCCGAACACTACTTCTTCGACCTGCCCCAGTTCGAAGCCTGGCTCGCCGACTGGGTGCGCGGTTCTGGCGCCATCCAGGAAGAGATGGCGAACAAGATGCAAGAGTGGTTCGAATCCGGTCTGCAGCAGTGGGACATCACCCGTGACGCCCCCTACTTCGGCTTCGAGATCCCGGGTGCGCCGGGCAAATACTTCTATGTCTGGCTGGATGCCCCCATCGGCTACATGGCGTCGTTCAAGAACCTGTGCAACAAGCGCGGCGACATCGATTTTGACAGCTACTGGCAGGCCGACTCCGACGCCGAGCTCTATCACTTCATCGGCAAGGACATCGCCTACTTCCACTGCCTGTTCTGGCCGGCCATGCTGGAAGGAGCGGGTTTCCGCAAGCCGACCAAGGTCAACGTGCACGGTTATGTGACCGTCAACGGTGCCAAGATGTCCAAATCCAAGGGCACCTTCATCAAGGCGAGCACCTACTTGAAGCACCTGGATCCCGAGTGCCTGCGTTACTACTACGCGGCGAAGCTCAACAGCCGCATCGACGATCTGGACTTGAACCTCGAGGACTTCGTGCAGCGGGTCAACGCCGACGTGGTCAACAAGCTGGTCAACCTGGCCTCCCGCAACGCTGGTTTCATCGCCAAGCGCGCAGGTGGCAAGCTGGCGGATGTGTGCAGCGAACCCGCGCTCTACGCCGAATTCGCCGCTGCCAGTGCCACCATCGCCGAGGCCTACGAGAGCCGTGAATTCAGCCGCGCCATTCGCGAGATCATGGCGCTCGCCGACAAGGCCAACCGCTACGTGGATGACAAGGCCCCCTGGGTCATCGCCAAGCAGGAAGGGGCGGACGCCGAGCTGCAGGCGGTCTGCTCCGTCGGCATCAATCTGTTCCGGGTGCTGATGGCCTACCTCAAGCCCGTCATGCCCGAGCTGGCTGCACGCGCCGAAGCCTTCCTGGGTGAGACCCTCTCCTGGGACGGTATCGCGACCCCGCTCACCGGCCACCAGCTGACTCCGTTCAAGGCGCTCTTCGCCCGTATCGAACCTGCCAAGGTCGAGGCCATGGTGGAAGCGTCCAAGGAAGATCTCGCCAAGGAGCAGAGCAAGAAGCCGGCCGGCCCCCTGGCGGATGACCCCATCAGCGACACCATCGCCTATGAGGATTTCGCCAAGCTGGATCTGCGTGTTGCGCTCATCAAGAAGGCCGAAGCCGTGCCGGAAGCGGAGAAGCTGCTAAAACTGCAGCTCGACCTTGGTGGTGAAACCCGTCAGGTATTCGCCGGCATCAAGTCCGCCTACAACCCGGAAGATCTGGAAGGCAAGCTGACCGTGATGGTGGCCAACCTGGCCCCGCGCAAGATGCGCTTCGGCATGTCCGAGGGCATGGTGCTGGCAGCTGGTCCAGGCGGCAAGGATCTCTGGATCCTGGAGCCCCAGGAAGGCGCCCAGCCCGGCATGCGCGTCAAGTAA
- a CDS encoding ExeM/NucH family extracellular endonuclease, translating to MSGRHSLLALSVALALSGQAQAQLLITEYLEGSGNNKALELSNLGANTLDLGQYRLALYANGRALAAGPTNSLTLQGTLAPGASLVLAHPSALPATLAKASQTSGNLVFNGDDGLVLYRGDEIVDSLGQVGVDPGTAWVSGAVSTLDMTLRRKASVNQGRSDATASFDPAAEYLAFPRDEAAGLGCSGEDNCDGSQPPAFVCPVDQLIPVPAIQGTGDRSPLVPAGKFESETAYATRGVVTQVVKGLYKGFFIQDVQGDGDPASSDGLFVQSNQVSADLVPGAEVCVSGKVKEYYNQTQLSADAMTVTEPMVGLVPAVDLVPVAGESLATLLERHEGMRVRLVPASSLVVTRNFSFDYDGKRNNLVLAYGAPLIKSTQKFPAMSTEASQWSDRNRVNQLVVETDAKAPDGVLPWYPAFDAEQGYLRIGDRLNNLEGAIGYSYDFYRLVADNQISQGDVDHRGWDRVETPELATAGDLRVASFNVLNFFTTVVGGDANPTNSNRGALTVGEFELQRTKIVSAITRLNADVVGLMEIENNGYGDNSAIANLVNALNAALPDEQDHYAFVHSPDGQPMGTDAITVGLIYRPARVSLEGAAQLIPLPVQVAEAIDSAGKTVSIQQGMRDSLLQRFTSPKGDAPLTLVVNHLKSKGSACYEDYPDYVSADPLDGQGHCNALRVSAARVLGDKLKQEPGDLLVIGDLNAYGLEDPVRVLTDYDPAAQPRQIMSAAFTQLAGQPYEEQATAVGKGAGLINLNTRFHGTDTYSYSYEGELGNLDHALANPSLAQKVVGIEDWHINSVESNFFEYGNKYSGQLGKSEGPFSASDHDPVLVAIQYPLPPAGELGLSLGAAQVEEGGTLTLAVERKGGSHGAASVSWSVQYGSADSQDVAPVSGVLNWSDGDEQDKILQIPTLADTKNEGDETFTLVLHDASGAALGAQSQTLVTIKDKPVPSTISLQNAVIKVSEGQWLAEIPLVRSGDLSKPARAQLALDSGTARWGLDFLPWFGQSVSWAAGEGGVKSIKVLIIDDWFVEPTEQFRVSLQRLQGADVGPVPQSRVEIQDNDKPWWPFGR from the coding sequence ATGTCAGGAAGACACTCCCTGCTGGCCCTCTCGGTCGCCTTGGCGCTGTCCGGCCAGGCCCAGGCCCAGCTGCTCATTACCGAATACCTGGAAGGATCCGGCAACAACAAGGCGCTGGAGCTGAGCAACCTCGGTGCAAATACGCTGGATCTCGGACAATACCGCCTCGCTCTCTATGCCAATGGCCGCGCCCTGGCGGCCGGCCCCACCAACAGCCTGACGCTGCAAGGCACCCTGGCTCCCGGTGCCAGCCTGGTGCTGGCGCACCCCTCGGCGCTGCCCGCGACCCTGGCCAAGGCCAGTCAGACCAGTGGCAACCTGGTGTTCAACGGCGACGATGGGCTGGTGCTCTATCGCGGCGACGAGATAGTCGACAGCCTGGGGCAGGTCGGGGTGGATCCCGGCACGGCCTGGGTCTCCGGCGCCGTCTCGACCCTGGACATGACCCTGCGGCGCAAGGCCAGCGTCAATCAGGGACGCAGCGATGCGACGGCGTCCTTCGACCCGGCCGCCGAATACCTGGCCTTCCCCCGGGATGAAGCGGCCGGGCTCGGTTGCAGCGGCGAGGATAACTGTGATGGTAGCCAGCCACCGGCCTTCGTCTGCCCGGTCGATCAGCTCATCCCGGTGCCCGCCATTCAGGGCACTGGTGATCGCAGCCCTCTGGTGCCCGCCGGCAAGTTTGAGTCCGAGACCGCCTATGCCACCCGCGGCGTGGTGACCCAGGTGGTGAAGGGGCTCTACAAGGGCTTCTTCATCCAGGACGTGCAGGGGGATGGCGATCCCGCGAGCTCGGATGGCCTCTTCGTGCAGAGCAATCAGGTCAGTGCCGATCTGGTACCGGGCGCCGAGGTGTGCGTGTCGGGCAAGGTGAAGGAGTATTACAACCAGACCCAGCTCAGCGCCGATGCCATGACGGTGACCGAGCCCATGGTGGGCCTGGTGCCGGCGGTGGATCTGGTGCCGGTGGCGGGTGAGAGCCTGGCAACCCTGCTGGAGCGTCACGAGGGGATGCGAGTGCGGCTGGTGCCGGCCTCCAGCCTGGTGGTGACCCGCAATTTCAGCTTCGATTACGACGGCAAGCGCAACAACCTGGTGCTGGCCTACGGGGCACCCCTCATCAAGTCGACCCAGAAGTTCCCGGCCATGAGCACGGAGGCGAGCCAGTGGAGCGATCGCAATCGGGTGAACCAGCTGGTGGTGGAGACCGACGCCAAGGCGCCGGACGGTGTGCTGCCCTGGTATCCCGCCTTCGATGCCGAGCAAGGGTATCTGCGCATCGGCGATCGTCTGAACAACCTGGAGGGGGCCATTGGCTACTCCTATGACTTCTACCGGTTGGTGGCGGACAACCAGATAAGTCAGGGCGACGTGGATCACCGTGGCTGGGACAGGGTTGAGACCCCTGAGCTCGCCACGGCGGGGGATCTGCGGGTGGCGAGCTTCAACGTGCTGAACTTCTTCACCACAGTCGTGGGAGGGGATGCCAATCCCACCAACAGCAACCGGGGCGCCCTGACGGTGGGGGAGTTCGAGTTGCAGCGCACCAAGATTGTCAGCGCCATCACCCGCCTCAACGCGGACGTGGTGGGGCTGATGGAGATAGAGAACAACGGTTACGGTGACAACTCCGCCATCGCGAACCTGGTGAATGCCCTCAATGCCGCCCTGCCGGATGAGCAGGATCACTACGCCTTCGTTCACTCTCCCGATGGTCAGCCCATGGGAACGGACGCCATCACGGTGGGGCTCATCTACCGGCCCGCTCGAGTCAGCCTGGAGGGCGCGGCCCAGCTCATTCCGCTGCCGGTGCAGGTGGCCGAGGCCATCGACAGTGCGGGCAAGACGGTCAGCATCCAGCAGGGAATGCGCGACTCTCTGCTGCAGCGCTTCACCTCGCCCAAAGGGGATGCGCCCCTGACCCTGGTGGTCAATCACCTCAAATCCAAGGGTTCGGCCTGTTATGAGGATTACCCCGACTATGTGAGCGCCGATCCCCTGGATGGGCAAGGTCATTGCAACGCCCTGCGGGTCTCCGCCGCCAGGGTGCTGGGGGATAAGCTCAAGCAGGAGCCGGGGGATCTGCTGGTGATCGGCGATCTCAACGCCTACGGGCTGGAGGATCCGGTGCGGGTGCTGACGGATTATGATCCCGCCGCTCAACCCCGCCAGATCATGAGTGCCGCCTTCACCCAGCTGGCGGGCCAGCCTTATGAGGAGCAGGCAACGGCGGTGGGCAAGGGGGCGGGGCTGATCAACCTCAACACCCGGTTCCACGGCACCGACACCTACTCCTACAGCTATGAGGGGGAGCTCGGCAATCTGGATCACGCCCTGGCGAATCCGAGCCTCGCGCAGAAGGTGGTCGGCATCGAGGATTGGCACATCAACTCGGTGGAGAGCAACTTCTTCGAGTACGGCAACAAGTACTCGGGCCAGCTCGGCAAGTCCGAGGGGCCGTTCAGCGCCTCCGATCACGATCCCGTGCTGGTGGCCATCCAGTACCCCTTGCCCCCTGCCGGTGAACTCGGCCTGAGCCTGGGGGCTGCCCAGGTGGAGGAGGGCGGCACCCTGACCCTGGCGGTAGAGCGCAAGGGGGGCAGCCATGGCGCCGCCAGCGTGAGCTGGAGCGTGCAATATGGCAGCGCCGACAGTCAGGATGTGGCGCCGGTCAGTGGTGTCTTGAACTGGTCTGATGGTGATGAGCAGGACAAAATATTGCAGATCCCGACCCTTGCCGATACGAAAAACGAGGGAGACGAGACCTTCACCCTGGTGCTGCACGATGCGAGCGGAGCGGCCCTGGGGGCCCAGTCCCAGACCCTGGTGACCATCAAGGACAAACCGGTCCCCTCGACCATCTCGTTGCAAAACGCGGTGATCAAGGTGAGCGAGGGGCAATGGCTGGCGGAGATCCCGCTGGTGCGCAGCGGCGATCTGAGCAAGCCGGCCCGCGCCCAGTTGGCGCTGGACAGTGGCACGGCCCGCTGGGGGCTGGACTTCCTGCCCTGGTTCGGTCAGTCCGTGAGCTGGGCCGCCGGTGAGGGTGGGGTCAAATCCATCAAGGTGCTGATCATCGACGACTGGTTCGTGGAGCCCACCGAGCAGTTCAGGGTCAGCCTGCAACGTCTGCAGGGGGCTGACGTCGGGCCCGTGCCGCAGAGCCGCGTCGAGATCCAGGACAATGACAAGCCTTGGTGGCCCTTCGGCCGCTGA
- a CDS encoding CHAD domain-containing protein — protein MTWHDQARQLIDAYCAATLALRAQVGVEEVHGYRIAARRLLALLALWRPLIHQPGLERRLLQATHRLSALRDAQVYAERFGGKPAKSGPPRVPLLTVRLDRWLTRLAQVPVEFNPLPLYQMQLALTLAEGVDGLDELSGGARRQLRHWHRLRLILKQTRYGVELLLEQGEGDPAWLARLVEWQTRLGQLQDARQWQRQLARKGLSDKRRRQRRQLEEAIGCQLQQLNCQQAELVGLRMAMQRTA, from the coding sequence ATGACATGGCATGACCAGGCCCGGCAGCTTATCGACGCCTATTGCGCTGCCACCCTGGCTCTGCGCGCTCAGGTCGGGGTGGAGGAGGTGCACGGTTACCGCATAGCGGCGCGGCGCCTGCTGGCCTTGCTCGCCCTCTGGCGACCCCTCATCCATCAGCCAGGTCTTGAACGGCGATTGCTGCAGGCGACCCATCGGCTCTCCGCGCTGCGCGATGCCCAGGTCTATGCCGAACGCTTCGGCGGCAAGCCTGCAAAGAGCGGGCCGCCGCGAGTCCCCTTGTTGACGGTGCGTCTCGACCGCTGGCTGACCCGTCTGGCGCAGGTGCCTGTGGAGTTCAATCCCTTGCCGCTCTATCAGATGCAGCTGGCCCTGACGCTGGCGGAGGGGGTAGACGGGCTTGATGAGCTCTCGGGCGGTGCCAGGCGTCAGCTGCGTCACTGGCACAGGCTGCGCCTCATCCTCAAGCAGACCCGCTACGGGGTGGAGTTGCTGCTGGAGCAGGGGGAGGGGGATCCGGCCTGGCTGGCCCGGCTGGTGGAGTGGCAGACCAGGCTGGGTCAGTTGCAGGATGCACGCCAGTGGCAGAGGCAGCTGGCGCGCAAGGGGCTCAGTGACAAGCGGCGACGCCAGAGGCGACAGCTGGAAGAGGCGATAGGGTGTCAGTTGCAGCAGCTCAACTGCCAGCAGGCGGAGCTGGTGGGGCTCAGGATGGCGATGCAGCGCACGGCCTGA
- the dcd gene encoding dCTP deaminase — translation MRLCDTDIERHLDEGKIVIEPRPGIERISGVSVDVLLGNEFRVFRDHTAPYIDLGGTSAEMADAIERVMSEEIHIPDGEAFYLHPGQLALAVTYESVTLPADIVGWLDGRSSLARLGLMVHVTAHRIDPGWSGRIVLEFYNGGKLPLALRPKMKIGALNFEMLSGVAARPYNKRENAKYKSQQGAVASRINQD, via the coding sequence ATGCGTCTTTGTGATACCGATATCGAACGCCATCTGGATGAAGGCAAGATAGTGATTGAGCCGCGCCCCGGCATCGAGCGGATCAGTGGCGTCAGCGTCGATGTGCTGCTCGGCAACGAGTTTCGGGTGTTTCGCGATCATACCGCGCCTTATATCGACCTCGGCGGTACCAGTGCCGAGATGGCCGATGCCATCGAGCGGGTGATGAGCGAGGAGATCCACATCCCGGACGGCGAAGCCTTCTACCTGCACCCGGGTCAGCTGGCCCTGGCGGTGACCTACGAATCCGTTACCCTGCCGGCGGACATCGTCGGCTGGCTGGACGGTCGCTCCTCCCTGGCGCGACTCGGTTTGATGGTACACGTCACTGCCCACCGCATCGATCCGGGCTGGTCCGGCCGTATCGTGCTGGAGTTCTACAACGGCGGCAAACTGCCCTTGGCACTGCGCCCCAAGATGAAGATCGGGGCGCTGAACTTCGAAATGCTCTCAGGCGTTGCGGCTCGTCCGTACAACAAGCGTGAGAATGCCAAGTACAAGAGTCAGCAAGGGGCGGTCGCCAGCCGTATCAACCAGGACTGA
- a CDS encoding methyl-accepting chemotaxis protein: protein MKEVKFRWVDRYLIHLTISEKFLITFWCPLLFIAALTWYLLADSHDQQMQLRLDQLKLRVETTAALVSQQPTLTLPAELTLSQAGSDGLQQQGDRYSYSARAGQAGFVTGTLDTAGETMWTGQGTALTIIAVLAALLALLTHYLMTFVSGALYSTNKALQTVANGDLTFRLNFFPVRDEFSVLAGSIDKFTDRQHKIVQLVDESAEALAMAADEFREHASDGETLARTQRQHMDSLAAAMEQMSAAIREVARNANDTLLQTRQSSEEAANGAERVARTISAIGTLADEIGNASGAVERLTHNANRINEVVSVINAISQQTNLLALNAAIEAARAGEQGRGFAVVADEVRTLASRTQQATVEIQQMIEELQAGTGALNDIMEKTVGRAASSQQLITEVGLDIDKLSHHSDAVLEMSTQIATSSEEQSSVAEEISRNLDQVRQEANRVEEAASASVAGTAGIKATATELTQAMTGLRI from the coding sequence ATGAAAGAAGTAAAATTTCGTTGGGTTGACCGCTATCTCATTCACCTCACGATCAGTGAAAAATTCCTCATCACCTTCTGGTGCCCCCTGCTCTTCATCGCCGCCCTCACCTGGTATCTGCTGGCCGATAGCCATGATCAGCAGATGCAGCTGCGACTGGATCAACTCAAGCTGCGGGTCGAGACCACGGCCGCCCTGGTGAGCCAGCAACCGACCCTCACCCTCCCCGCCGAGCTGACCCTGAGCCAGGCTGGCAGCGATGGCCTGCAGCAGCAAGGCGATCGCTACAGCTACAGTGCACGCGCGGGCCAGGCCGGTTTCGTCACCGGCACCCTTGATACCGCCGGGGAGACCATGTGGACGGGCCAAGGCACGGCTCTCACCATCATCGCCGTGCTGGCCGCCCTGCTTGCCCTGCTCACCCATTATCTGATGACCTTCGTCTCAGGCGCGCTCTACTCCACCAACAAGGCACTGCAGACGGTGGCAAACGGGGATCTGACCTTCCGTCTCAACTTCTTCCCGGTGCGGGACGAGTTCTCCGTCCTCGCGGGCAGCATCGACAAGTTCACCGACCGTCAGCACAAGATAGTGCAACTCGTCGACGAGTCCGCCGAGGCGCTGGCCATGGCCGCCGACGAGTTCCGCGAGCATGCCAGCGATGGTGAAACCCTGGCCCGCACCCAACGCCAGCACATGGACTCCCTGGCCGCCGCCATGGAGCAGATGTCTGCCGCCATCCGTGAAGTGGCCCGCAATGCCAACGACACCCTGCTGCAGACCCGCCAGTCCAGCGAGGAAGCCGCCAACGGTGCCGAGCGGGTGGCGCGCACCATCAGCGCCATCGGTACCCTGGCGGACGAGATTGGCAACGCCTCCGGCGCCGTCGAGCGGCTCACCCACAACGCCAACCGCATCAACGAAGTGGTCAGCGTCATCAATGCCATCTCCCAGCAGACCAACCTGCTGGCCTTGAACGCCGCCATCGAGGCGGCCCGGGCCGGCGAACAGGGACGCGGGTTCGCCGTGGTGGCCGATGAGGTGCGCACCCTCGCCAGCCGCACCCAGCAGGCCACGGTGGAAATTCAGCAGATGATTGAGGAGCTGCAGGCCGGCACCGGGGCACTGAACGACATCATGGAGAAGACGGTCGGGCGCGCCGCCAGCAGCCAGCAGCTCATCACCGAGGTGGGCCTGGACATCGACAAGCTGAGCCATCACAGCGACGCCGTGCTGGAGATGAGCACCCAGATTGCCACCTCCAGCGAGGAGCAGAGCTCGGTGGCCGAGGAGATCAGCCGCAATCTCGATCAGGTGCGTCAGGAGGCAAACCGGGTCGAAGAGGCCGCCAGTGCCTCGGTCGCCGGAACTGCCGGCATCAAGGCCACCGCGACCGAGTTGACCCAGGCCATGACGGGCCTGCGGATCTGA
- a CDS encoding acylphosphatase, which produces MGEQSFVVRVWGQVQGVGFRYFTRERALQLGLRGHAYNLADGSVEILIAGPEQQVQMMLGWLEYGPRTATVEKMEYAKASPPTGRGFHTN; this is translated from the coding sequence ATGGGAGAGCAATCGTTTGTCGTCCGGGTCTGGGGTCAGGTCCAGGGGGTGGGGTTTCGCTACTTCACCCGGGAGCGGGCGCTGCAGTTGGGGCTGCGGGGCCATGCCTACAACCTGGCGGACGGCTCGGTGGAGATCCTCATCGCGGGGCCGGAGCAGCAGGTACAGATGATGCTGGGCTGGCTGGAGTACGGCCCGCGGACCGCCACCGTCGAGAAAATGGAGTATGCCAAGGCATCGCCGCCCACGGGGCGCGGTTTTCATACCAACTGA
- the apbC gene encoding iron-sulfur cluster carrier protein ApbC, whose product MVMDSVKQILAEFKPSGWGKDLVAAGFVRAIEQQEQTLTIKLVLPFAGQSLFDELKECFDGRLRSATGASRINWLGEIEVASMPRAQQLAAVQGIRNILVVASGKGGVGKSTTAVNLALALQKEGARVAILDADIYGPSIPTMMGTLKERPSSRDGKTMEPVMACGLKSNSIGYLVDEQDATIWRGPMASKALAQILHETRWGEVDYLVVDMPPGTGDIQLTLAQQVPTTAAVIVTTPQDVALADARKGIAMFNKVNVPVLGIVENMSYHVCSACGHHEPLFGTGGGKKMAEQYQVALLGQLPLHIDIRQHMDEGCPTVFGAPEGELAEAYLRLARRVGAELYFSGKPIATPLYTVALDE is encoded by the coding sequence ATGGTGATGGATTCAGTAAAACAGATCCTGGCCGAATTTAAGCCAAGCGGCTGGGGCAAGGATCTGGTGGCGGCCGGTTTCGTGCGCGCCATCGAACAGCAGGAGCAGACCCTGACCATCAAACTGGTGTTGCCCTTTGCCGGGCAATCCCTGTTCGATGAGCTCAAGGAGTGCTTCGATGGACGCCTTCGCAGTGCCACGGGGGCCAGCCGCATCAACTGGCTGGGGGAGATAGAGGTCGCCAGCATGCCCCGTGCCCAGCAGCTTGCGGCAGTGCAGGGCATTCGCAATATCCTGGTGGTGGCCTCCGGCAAGGGCGGGGTGGGCAAGTCCACCACGGCGGTGAACCTCGCACTGGCGCTGCAAAAGGAGGGGGCCCGGGTCGCCATCCTGGATGCGGACATCTACGGCCCCTCCATTCCGACCATGATGGGCACCTTGAAGGAGCGTCCGAGCAGCCGTGATGGCAAGACCATGGAGCCGGTGATGGCCTGTGGCCTCAAGAGCAACAGCATCGGCTATCTGGTGGATGAGCAGGATGCCACCATCTGGCGCGGCCCCATGGCGAGCAAAGCGCTGGCGCAGATCCTCCACGAGACCCGCTGGGGCGAGGTGGACTATCTGGTGGTGGACATGCCGCCAGGTACCGGCGACATCCAGCTCACCCTGGCCCAGCAGGTGCCTACCACGGCGGCGGTGATTGTAACCACGCCCCAGGACGTGGCACTGGCGGATGCGCGCAAGGGCATCGCCATGTTCAACAAGGTGAACGTACCCGTGCTCGGCATCGTCGAGAACATGAGTTATCACGTTTGCAGCGCCTGTGGTCACCACGAGCCGCTGTTTGGCACCGGTGGCGGCAAGAAGATGGCAGAGCAGTATCAAGTGGCGCTGCTTGGCCAGTTGCCGCTGCACATCGATATCCGTCAGCACATGGATGAAGGTTGCCCGACCGTGTTCGGGGCGCCGGAAGGGGAGCTTGCAGAGGCTTATCTGAGACTGGCCAGACGGGTCGGGGCCGAACTCTATTTCAGTGGTAAACCGATTGCGACCCCGCTCTATACGGTGGCGCTGGACGAATAA